One Thermicanus aegyptius DSM 12793 DNA segment encodes these proteins:
- a CDS encoding DMT family transporter — protein MKRREQVMGSLAVLLAASFYGVMSPIVKGAYGEGHTFPQITFSQFFYATLFYLPFFLWRMGKVKIPIREGVWLFFVGVIGLGGTSLFYYASLQYLPASISLILLFQFVWIGLLMDRLFFKKKGSPLQLFSVLIVLLGTFFAVPLSYEGGGIYLPGFLLGLAAAVSYSFFLIGTSHISHHMEGWFRSAWMVIGAMTVIGLIFLTYVPLQELNPFGGMTKWGLLLGLLGQVFPPLLFSYGAPKIGGSLTSLLGSMELPVGLLAAFFLLKEEINLVQWMGILLIFSGILLTQLEQFINGKGQGRIPYRRKTHGENG, from the coding sequence ATGAAAAGAAGGGAACAGGTTATGGGTAGCCTGGCTGTCTTGTTGGCAGCCAGTTTTTATGGGGTGATGAGTCCTATTGTGAAGGGGGCGTACGGAGAAGGGCATACGTTTCCGCAAATTACTTTTTCTCAATTTTTTTATGCTACTCTCTTTTATCTCCCTTTCTTTTTATGGCGTATGGGGAAGGTGAAGATACCTATCAGAGAAGGGGTATGGCTTTTTTTTGTTGGGGTCATAGGATTAGGAGGAACAAGCCTTTTCTATTATGCTTCTCTCCAATATCTGCCGGCCTCCATCTCACTCATTCTCTTATTTCAATTTGTCTGGATAGGTCTTCTCATGGATCGATTATTTTTTAAGAAGAAAGGATCCCCCTTACAACTTTTTTCCGTATTGATCGTTTTGTTGGGAACCTTTTTTGCGGTTCCTTTATCCTATGAAGGTGGAGGGATTTATCTGCCCGGCTTCTTGTTAGGCTTAGCTGCAGCCGTAAGCTACTCCTTTTTCCTCATCGGCACCTCTCATATTTCTCACCATATGGAAGGGTGGTTTAGGAGCGCATGGATGGTGATCGGCGCCATGACCGTGATCGGTCTCATCTTTCTCACGTACGTTCCATTGCAGGAGTTAAATCCCTTTGGCGGCATGACGAAATGGGGACTTCTACTTGGCCTATTGGGTCAGGTCTTTCCTCCCCTCCTCTTTTCCTACGGAGCTCCGAAGATCGGAGGGAGTCTTACTTCATTGCTTGGTTCCATGGAACTGCCGGTTGGGCTCTTGGCTGCATTCTTTCTGCTCAAAGAAGAGATCAACCTCGTACAATGGATGGGGATTCTCCTTATTTTCTCAGGAATTCTTCTTACCCAGCTTGAACAGTTCATAAACGGAAAGGGGCAAGGGAGGATTCCTTATAGAAGGAAAACTCATGGAGAAAATGGGTAA
- a CDS encoding glycoside hydrolase family 13 protein, which yields MERKWWKEAVVYQIYPRSFMDSNGDGIGDLKGIISKLDYLKELGVDVIWLSPVYESPNDDNGYDISNYQAIMKEFGTMDDFDELLKEVHKRGMKLMMDLVVNHTSDEHPWFQHSRDSKENPYRNFYIWRAGKGGKEPNNWESVFGGSAWEFDERTGEYYLHLFSRKQPDLNWENEAVRQHVYEMMRWWLDKGIDGFRMDVINLLSKVPDLPDGIPAPGKKYASPFDYVANGPKIHDYLKEMSEKVLSHYDLITVGETPGVTPEEAKLYVGEDRGELQMVFQFEHMDLDSEGSKWNVKPWKLTDLKKVMSKWQKELDGIGWNSLYLNNHDQPRLVSRFGDDGKYRVESAKMLATFLHTLQGTPYIYQGEEIGMTNVRFPSIDDYRDIETLNMYHEAVVERGEDPRKVMESIYAKGRDNARTPMQWDDSPHAGFTTGTPWIQVNPNYREINVKKALAEEDSILHYYRKLIRLRKEYPIIIYGSYELLLPEDEEIYAYLRKWEGMKLLTILNFKGGTPVFSFPDGLFSDRAKLLISNYPVNEVESLQRVKLRPYEARVYLF from the coding sequence ATGGAAAGAAAATGGTGGAAGGAAGCGGTTGTTTATCAAATTTATCCCCGAAGTTTTATGGATTCGAATGGAGACGGAATCGGAGATCTGAAGGGAATTATTTCGAAGCTTGACTATTTAAAGGAACTGGGGGTCGATGTGATCTGGCTTTCCCCGGTATACGAATCTCCCAATGACGATAATGGTTACGATATTAGCAATTATCAAGCGATCATGAAGGAATTCGGTACGATGGATGATTTTGATGAGCTGTTGAAAGAAGTGCACAAACGGGGAATGAAGCTTATGATGGATCTCGTCGTGAATCATACTTCCGACGAACATCCATGGTTTCAACATTCCCGGGATTCGAAGGAGAACCCGTATCGTAATTTTTACATCTGGAGAGCGGGCAAAGGGGGAAAGGAACCAAACAATTGGGAGTCTGTGTTCGGTGGTTCTGCATGGGAGTTTGACGAAAGGACAGGGGAGTATTACTTGCATCTCTTCAGTCGTAAACAACCGGATCTCAATTGGGAGAATGAAGCGGTTAGACAACACGTATATGAAATGATGCGATGGTGGTTGGATAAGGGCATCGACGGGTTTCGCATGGATGTGATTAATCTTCTGTCTAAGGTGCCCGATTTGCCGGACGGCATCCCTGCGCCGGGAAAGAAATATGCTTCCCCCTTCGATTACGTGGCCAATGGTCCGAAGATTCATGACTACTTGAAGGAGATGTCGGAGAAGGTCCTCTCCCATTATGATTTGATCACCGTGGGAGAGACACCGGGGGTAACTCCCGAGGAGGCTAAGCTTTATGTGGGAGAGGATCGAGGCGAATTGCAAATGGTTTTTCAGTTTGAGCATATGGATTTAGATAGTGAAGGGAGCAAATGGAATGTAAAACCCTGGAAGCTTACCGATTTAAAAAAGGTGATGAGCAAGTGGCAAAAAGAACTGGACGGAATAGGCTGGAACAGTTTGTATCTCAATAACCATGACCAACCTAGACTCGTCTCTCGCTTTGGCGATGATGGAAAATACCGCGTGGAGTCGGCGAAGATGCTGGCCACTTTTTTACATACGCTTCAGGGAACCCCTTACATCTACCAAGGGGAAGAGATTGGGATGACCAACGTCCGGTTTCCTTCCATTGATGATTATCGGGATATTGAAACCCTAAACATGTATCATGAAGCAGTCGTGGAGCGGGGAGAAGATCCTAGGAAGGTGATGGAGAGCATTTATGCAAAAGGAAGGGATAATGCCAGAACACCGATGCAGTGGGATGACTCGCCCCATGCCGGATTTACCACAGGAACGCCATGGATTCAGGTGAATCCGAATTATAGGGAGATCAATGTAAAAAAAGCGTTGGCTGAGGAAGATTCCATCCTTCATTACTATCGGAAGTTGATCCGCCTGCGCAAGGAATATCCCATCATCATTTACGGCAGTTATGAGCTTCTGCTGCCTGAGGACGAAGAAATTTATGCGTATTTAAGAAAATGGGAAGGCATGAAGCTCCTCACGATACTTAATTTTAAAGGAGGAACTCCGGTTTTCTCATTTCCGGACGGACTTTTCTCGGACAGGGCAAAATTGCTCATCAGCAATTATCCCGTTAATGAAGTTGAAAGTTTACAAAGGGTTAAGCTTCGCCCTTATGAAGCGAGGGTTTATCTTTTTTAA
- a CDS encoding glycoside hydrolase family 31 protein, with product MYKLEQCSEVSMNPKSIELVYPSQAKIKITSPHRGILHFQVIRITPWSEDQAESSYSVLDEDPLLLEAEDQEEILVIQSGEGWVRIHKNPFHVELYSLSGDLLLTGRNPHILLDGWRSRLHFSFQEGERIYGLGEWEIEEEGMKLDHRGRIRHVWNNHLPAPSRLLLPILYSSKGFGLFIDNPWPARFDFGVEDEEGWFYESEGGNLSYYLFLGENLKELVRKYHLLTGRPPIPPRFAFGYLQSKFGYRTRQEVEELAATFRQKGIPCDAIILDLYWFKKMGDLQFNRDAFPHPEEMVARLREMGFHVILIEEPYVVKESRLYPEGNRLQIFGKKADGTTYLFPFWAGESALVDFTDPLAKQWWADRHKDLIKMGVGGWWTDLNEPEVHPIDMIHHDGPAHKVHNIYALEMQKAVALAYEQNAPDQRLLIMSRSAWSGSHRYGVGVWSGDVSTTWDHLRKQPGLALSMSLAGISLWNSDIGGFTGDEPSAELFLRWIQFGTFTPLMRPHGAHQAREPWAFGEEMERKIRKFIELRYRLLPYIYSLAYIAFDAGLPYMRPLIMEDPTDLEAADMEETYLFGPHLLVAPILEEGSRKRTLYLPKGKWFHYWSDVEVEGGRWIEVEAPLEEIPLFVRAGAILPFLPVMQHTEEEKWKELHLIVYPGEGSGILLYEDDGKTTEYQKGSYRLTRYRMEILGKNLLIEIYPAYDRLEDGIKDREWTIEILLRRPPAHLFVNNEEWNTFLYKEGRLILPLGLRSVDQSITLLIQG from the coding sequence TTGTATAAGTTGGAACAATGCAGCGAAGTAAGCATGAATCCCAAATCGATCGAGCTGGTCTATCCATCTCAGGCCAAGATAAAAATCACCTCTCCCCATCGCGGTATCCTCCATTTTCAGGTGATCCGAATTACGCCTTGGAGTGAAGATCAGGCGGAATCTTCTTATTCCGTCCTTGATGAAGACCCCTTGCTTCTCGAAGCGGAGGATCAGGAGGAAATTCTAGTGATCCAAAGTGGGGAAGGATGGGTTCGTATTCATAAGAATCCCTTTCATGTGGAGTTATATTCTCTGAGTGGGGACTTGCTGTTAACGGGGAGAAATCCTCATATCTTGTTGGACGGCTGGCGCTCCCGCCTCCACTTTTCTTTTCAAGAGGGAGAAAGAATTTATGGTTTGGGAGAATGGGAGATCGAAGAAGAGGGGATGAAATTGGATCACAGGGGAAGGATCCGTCACGTGTGGAACAATCACCTTCCCGCCCCTTCCCGTCTACTTCTCCCGATCCTCTATAGTTCTAAAGGTTTTGGGCTCTTTATTGATAATCCTTGGCCTGCCCGATTTGATTTCGGGGTGGAGGATGAGGAGGGATGGTTTTATGAATCGGAAGGAGGAAACCTCTCCTATTATCTATTCCTCGGTGAAAATTTGAAAGAACTGGTACGGAAATACCATCTCCTCACCGGAAGACCCCCCATACCCCCCCGATTCGCCTTTGGTTACCTTCAATCGAAGTTTGGTTATAGGACCCGACAGGAGGTGGAAGAGTTAGCTGCGACTTTTCGACAAAAAGGGATCCCTTGCGATGCGATCATTTTAGATCTCTATTGGTTTAAAAAAATGGGGGACCTTCAATTTAATCGGGATGCTTTCCCCCATCCGGAAGAGATGGTGGCACGACTAAGGGAGATGGGCTTCCATGTGATTCTTATCGAAGAGCCTTATGTCGTTAAAGAGAGCCGCCTTTACCCGGAAGGGAATCGACTGCAAATTTTTGGCAAGAAAGCGGATGGGACAACCTATCTTTTTCCCTTTTGGGCAGGGGAATCGGCGTTGGTTGATTTTACCGATCCCCTCGCCAAACAGTGGTGGGCTGACCGACACAAAGACCTTATAAAGATGGGGGTGGGGGGATGGTGGACCGACCTTAATGAACCGGAGGTTCATCCCATTGATATGATTCATCACGACGGCCCCGCCCATAAGGTTCATAATATTTATGCCCTGGAGATGCAAAAGGCGGTAGCCCTCGCCTATGAACAGAATGCGCCGGATCAACGTCTTCTCATAATGAGCCGCTCTGCGTGGTCGGGCAGCCATCGTTACGGAGTAGGAGTTTGGTCCGGGGATGTGTCGACCACGTGGGATCATCTGCGAAAACAACCAGGTTTGGCGTTAAGCATGTCGCTGGCAGGCATTTCTCTGTGGAACAGCGACATCGGTGGATTTACAGGCGATGAGCCGTCGGCTGAACTATTTCTTCGCTGGATTCAATTTGGAACCTTTACTCCCCTCATGCGCCCACATGGGGCTCATCAGGCCAGAGAGCCTTGGGCTTTTGGCGAAGAAATGGAAAGGAAGATCCGTAAGTTTATTGAACTTCGATATCGTCTCCTGCCGTATATCTATTCCTTGGCCTATATAGCGTTTGATGCAGGACTTCCTTACATGCGCCCCCTGATCATGGAGGATCCTACAGATTTGGAAGCTGCTGATATGGAAGAGACCTATCTGTTCGGCCCCCATCTGCTGGTTGCGCCGATCCTGGAGGAAGGATCCAGGAAGCGTACTCTCTATCTTCCAAAAGGAAAGTGGTTTCACTATTGGTCCGATGTAGAAGTGGAAGGGGGGAGATGGATTGAGGTGGAGGCTCCTCTGGAGGAGATTCCCTTGTTTGTCCGAGCAGGGGCAATTCTTCCTTTCCTTCCGGTCATGCAGCATACGGAAGAAGAGAAATGGAAGGAACTTCACCTTATCGTCTACCCTGGAGAAGGAAGCGGGATCCTCCTCTATGAAGATGATGGAAAAACCACCGAATATCAAAAAGGGAGTTACCGCCTTACCCGTTACCGCATGGAGATTTTGGGCAAAAACCTTTTGATCGAGATTTATCCGGCGTATGATCGGCTGGAAGACGGGATCAAGGATCGGGAATGGACCATTGAGATTCTCCTTCGTCGTCCTCCTGCACATCTTTTTGTAAATAATGAAGAATGGAATACATTCCTCTATAAAGAGGGCAGACTCATTTTACCGCTAGGCTTGCGAAGCGTCGATCAATCCATTACCCTTCTGATCCAAGGATAA
- a CDS encoding DUF2621 family protein — protein sequence MTGIFGWFILFWMFFLIVTISIGGYFMFRKFLKGMPKKDGMSTLDWQEYYIKQSLPLWNEEGKALLNKLVAPVPSPFREVAKQTIAAKIGELALREGAGEIDTDLIIRGYIMATPKRDHKWLKNYLDQEGIDYSRYTGLLR from the coding sequence ATGACCGGGATCTTCGGATGGTTTATTCTTTTTTGGATGTTTTTTTTAATCGTTACGATATCGATCGGTGGATATTTCATGTTTCGAAAATTCCTTAAGGGGATGCCGAAGAAGGATGGCATGTCTACGCTGGATTGGCAGGAATATTATATAAAACAGAGCTTGCCGCTGTGGAATGAGGAAGGGAAGGCGCTTTTGAACAAGTTGGTTGCGCCTGTCCCTTCTCCGTTCCGGGAAGTGGCAAAGCAAACGATTGCGGCAAAAATCGGTGAACTGGCGTTGAGAGAAGGAGCAGGTGAGATCGATACCGACCTGATCATCCGGGGCTATATTATGGCTACCCCGAAACGGGATCATAAATGGTTAAAGAACTATCTGGATCAGGAAGGCATCGACTATTCCCGATATACCGGCCTGCTTCGGTAG
- a CDS encoding DUF309 domain-containing protein: MYPKPYLNYLFHFFCTRDYFECHEIMEEYWKSVGKKRDVWLALIQLAVSLYHHRRGNFSGSVKMLDSCYTLCRNISFSETGIDQQGFLVLLREKLEEMKRGEAYRPFHIPFSDPSLLKEIYLHCARLSIDPDQMEREEMIINKHRFQKKKKGGG; this comes from the coding sequence ATGTATCCTAAGCCCTATTTAAATTATCTGTTTCATTTTTTTTGTACCCGCGATTACTTTGAATGCCATGAAATAATGGAAGAATATTGGAAAAGTGTGGGGAAGAAGAGAGATGTTTGGCTCGCACTCATTCAATTGGCCGTTTCTCTCTACCACCATCGGCGTGGAAATTTCTCCGGCTCCGTGAAAATGTTAGATTCTTGTTATACCTTATGTCGAAATATATCCTTTTCGGAAACAGGCATTGATCAACAAGGTTTTCTTGTTCTCCTGAGAGAAAAATTAGAAGAAATGAAAAGAGGGGAGGCTTATCGCCCCTTCCATATTCCTTTTTCCGACCCCTCCTTACTGAAGGAGATTTACCTGCATTGCGCACGCTTATCAATAGATCCGGATCAGATGGAGAGGGAAGAAATGATTATAAATAAACATCGATTTCAAAAAAAGAAAAAAGGGGGAGGTTAA
- a CDS encoding class I SAM-dependent methyltransferase, whose product MEYHDLLMKMGIGSAHPGGYRATLRLLNNFFPEGNAKILELGCGTGRSACELARRGYEVTGVDVRPEMIEKGKKRAAQEKVTVHFLVADAYHPPFPSEAFDVLFIESLTVFLDVEEIISRYAELLRPNGMIFDREMMAKEDLPEPLFDEISRFYGIGFLPTPELWKKLFLQKGFSDVSIWDLQTVVEELENPAHEEADLNQMVDEDALLDPELIQKTIKNTEITLASAPYLYHGVIVGKK is encoded by the coding sequence ATGGAGTATCACGATCTCTTAATGAAAATGGGAATCGGAAGCGCGCACCCCGGAGGGTATCGAGCTACGCTTCGTTTATTAAATAATTTTTTCCCGGAAGGAAATGCCAAAATACTTGAACTGGGTTGCGGTACAGGAAGAAGTGCATGCGAGTTGGCAAGGAGAGGGTATGAGGTAACAGGTGTAGATGTGAGGCCGGAGATGATTGAGAAAGGGAAAAAAAGAGCAGCCCAAGAGAAGGTAACGGTTCATTTTCTCGTTGCGGATGCGTATCATCCTCCATTCCCTTCCGAAGCCTTTGATGTTCTATTTATTGAATCTTTAACGGTTTTCCTGGACGTGGAGGAGATCATCTCTCGATATGCGGAGCTTTTAAGACCGAACGGTATGATCTTTGATCGAGAGATGATGGCGAAAGAGGACCTTCCAGAACCCCTCTTTGATGAAATTTCCCGCTTCTATGGAATCGGATTCCTACCCACTCCGGAACTATGGAAAAAACTTTTCCTTCAAAAAGGTTTTTCCGATGTTTCCATATGGGATCTTCAAACGGTGGTAGAAGAGCTGGAGAACCCTGCGCATGAAGAGGCTGATCTTAACCAGATGGTTGACGAGGATGCCCTCCTGGATCCTGAGCTCATCCAAAAAACCATAAAGAATACGGAAATAACGTTAGCGTCAGCTCCTTATCTATACCATGGGGTGATTGTGGGGAAAAAATAA
- a CDS encoding cell wall hydrolase — protein sequence MAVIKANREEIKLLARLIRAEAEEDGKLGMLMVGNVGVNRVKGDCLDFKGIRTIKQMVFQRPGGFEATQKGYFYQRARDSEIRLAIKVINGERYYPATFALWFFKPYTGGCPPQWFNQWNSGRYKSHCFYQPTVSSCPGVYR from the coding sequence ATGGCGGTTATTAAGGCAAACCGTGAAGAGATTAAGCTTTTAGCACGCCTGATTCGAGCAGAAGCGGAAGAGGACGGGAAGTTGGGGATGTTGATGGTTGGTAATGTGGGAGTGAATCGGGTAAAGGGGGACTGTCTCGACTTTAAGGGAATACGGACCATAAAACAAATGGTTTTTCAACGCCCAGGAGGTTTTGAAGCAACACAGAAAGGATACTTCTATCAAAGGGCGAGGGATAGTGAAATCCGACTTGCCATCAAGGTAATTAATGGGGAGAGATATTATCCGGCAACCTTTGCACTTTGGTTCTTCAAACCTTATACAGGAGGATGTCCACCCCAATGGTTTAACCAATGGAATAGCGGAAGATATAAATCCCATTGTTTCTATCAACCCACCGTATCCAGCTGTCCAGGCGTATATCGTTAG
- the gerQ gene encoding spore coat protein GerQ, with protein MSYPYMEWEYPLSSHYPIFSPHAAPTPTTPLQPSGATIPGIPLTPQEMLEEEISYVENILRFNRGKMATFFMTYENNPEWTAKVFRGEIETAGRDHIIISDPNTGKRFLLLTVNLDYVEFDERIAYVPPRIPPYVQMQLEER; from the coding sequence ATGAGTTATCCCTATATGGAATGGGAATACCCCTTATCTTCTCATTATCCTATCTTCTCTCCTCATGCGGCGCCCACCCCCACAACACCATTACAACCCAGTGGCGCCACGATCCCAGGCATTCCCCTCACTCCCCAAGAGATGCTGGAAGAAGAGATTTCCTATGTAGAAAACATCTTGCGGTTTAACCGGGGAAAGATGGCTACCTTCTTCATGACCTATGAAAATAACCCGGAGTGGACTGCGAAAGTATTTAGGGGAGAGATCGAGACGGCGGGTCGAGATCATATCATTATTAGTGATCCCAATACCGGCAAGAGATTTCTTCTTCTCACCGTAAATTTGGATTATGTGGAGTTTGACGAAAGAATCGCTTATGTACCGCCGAGGATTCCACCCTATGTACAGATGCAACTGGAAGAAAGATAA